A genomic window from Micromonospora ferruginea includes:
- a CDS encoding TetR/AcrR family transcriptional regulator has protein sequence MAVEQQARGAAGTARRRSRRDEILEIAVGLFAARGYHGVSMDDIGAAAGVTGPALYHHFAGKEAMLAAALIPVSEGLLAGGRERAAAHPDDPRGSLESLIDFHVEFALANPAVIALHLHELDRLPDEPRRRIRRLQRMYVEEWVTVLTALHPGLPDGAARVLAHAAFGLMNSTPFLGGEVDRRRRAELLRGAALAALLAPTDPA, from the coding sequence GTGGCGGTGGAACAGCAGGCGCGGGGTGCGGCGGGCACGGCCCGGCGCCGGTCCCGGCGGGACGAGATCCTGGAGATCGCGGTCGGCCTCTTCGCGGCGCGGGGCTATCACGGCGTGTCGATGGACGACATCGGCGCGGCCGCCGGCGTCACCGGGCCGGCGCTCTACCATCACTTCGCCGGCAAGGAGGCGATGCTGGCCGCCGCGCTGATCCCGGTCAGCGAGGGGCTGTTGGCCGGCGGGCGGGAGCGCGCCGCCGCCCACCCGGACGACCCGCGCGGCTCGCTGGAGTCGCTGATCGACTTCCACGTCGAGTTCGCGTTGGCCAATCCCGCGGTGATCGCGCTGCACCTGCACGAGCTGGACCGCCTCCCGGACGAGCCGCGCCGCCGGATCCGCCGGCTCCAGCGGATGTACGTCGAGGAGTGGGTCACGGTGCTGACCGCGCTGCACCCGGGCCTGCCGGACGGTGCCGCCCGGGTGCTCGCCCACGCGGCGTTCGGCCTGATGAACTCCACCCCGTTCCTCGGCGGCGAGGTGGACCGCCGCCGCCGGGCGGAACTGCTGCGTGGCGCCGCCCTGGCGGCCCTGCTGGCACCCACCGACCCCGCCTGA
- a CDS encoding SigE family RNA polymerase sigma factor, translating to MGRAVDHGRADYLAFVEAHQHRLLRAAYLVCGNRHQAEDLLQDALLKVALRWSTVRDGDPAAYVRAILYRDAVSWWRRRRRERLSADPPERAGVDTDDALRLTVRAALDRLPPRQRAVLVLRYFEDLTEVATAEALGVTVGTVKSQCHAALRRLREVAPELGDADDGLVTGMEANP from the coding sequence ATGGGGCGGGCCGTGGATCACGGGCGGGCGGACTACCTCGCCTTCGTCGAGGCGCACCAGCACCGGCTGCTGCGCGCCGCGTACCTGGTCTGCGGCAACCGCCACCAGGCCGAGGACCTGCTCCAGGACGCCTTGCTGAAGGTGGCGCTGCGCTGGTCCACGGTGCGCGACGGCGATCCGGCCGCGTACGTGCGCGCCATCCTCTACCGCGACGCGGTCTCCTGGTGGCGACGCCGGCGGCGGGAACGGCTCAGCGCGGACCCGCCGGAGCGGGCGGGCGTGGACACCGACGACGCGCTGCGCCTGACCGTGCGGGCCGCGCTCGACCGGCTGCCGCCGCGCCAGCGGGCGGTCCTGGTGCTGCGCTACTTCGAGGACCTCACCGAGGTGGCCACCGCCGAGGCGCTCGGCGTCACCGTGGGCACCGTCAAGAGCCAGTGCCACGCGGCGCTGCGCCGGCTCCGCGAGGTGGCACCCGAGCTGGGCGACGCCGACGACGGCCTGGTCACCGGGATGGAGGCGAACCCGTGA
- a CDS encoding class I SAM-dependent methyltransferase: MTATPSARAVSQYATTTGNLTARMALHAYGTNPQGWFAWLGERLPLAGDVLEVGAGTGELWRRVDRPATGLRLTLTDFSPAMCDRLREVPGARVQRCDATHLPYADAAFDTVIANHMLYHLDDPDAALVEFARVLRPGGRLAVAVNGRDHLAELDALGPVIDRFDLAVGSHQNDVTAETTPARIAAHFADVTVERYPDELAVPAVEPVLAYLASMVGPLTAAQESAARDMVQARIEADGAFRVRKHTVLISAVRGSR, translated from the coding sequence GTGACCGCCACACCGTCGGCTCGCGCGGTGAGCCAGTACGCGACGACGACCGGCAACCTCACCGCCCGGATGGCGCTGCACGCCTACGGCACCAACCCGCAGGGCTGGTTCGCCTGGCTCGGTGAGCGGCTGCCGCTGGCCGGGGACGTGCTGGAGGTGGGCGCCGGCACCGGCGAGCTGTGGCGTCGGGTGGACCGCCCGGCGACCGGGCTGCGGCTCACCCTGACCGACTTCTCACCCGCCATGTGCGACCGGCTGCGCGAGGTGCCGGGTGCCCGGGTGCAGCGCTGCGACGCCACCCACCTGCCGTACGCCGACGCCGCCTTCGACACGGTGATCGCCAACCACATGCTCTACCACCTGGACGACCCGGACGCGGCGCTGGTGGAGTTCGCGCGGGTGCTGCGCCCCGGTGGGCGGCTCGCCGTCGCCGTGAACGGCCGCGACCATCTCGCCGAGCTGGACGCGCTCGGCCCGGTCATCGACCGATTCGACCTCGCCGTCGGGTCCCATCAGAACGACGTCACCGCCGAGACGACGCCGGCCCGGATCGCGGCCCACTTCGCCGACGTGACGGTCGAGCGCTACCCCGACGAGCTGGCGGTGCCCGCCGTGGAGCCGGTCCTCGCCTACCTGGCCAGCATGGTCGGCCCGCTCACCGCCGCGCAGGAGTCGGCCGCCCGCGACATGGTCCAGGCCCGCATCGAGGCGGACGGCGCTTTCCGGGTACGCAAGCACACGGTGCTGATCAGCGCGGTGCGCGGCTCCCGCTGA
- a CDS encoding DUF397 domain-containing protein, whose product MELINAIWRKSTRSGTQGDCVEVAGNLAGVVGVRDSKDPAGPVLTFTPDAWCAFVRVSGSRAPR is encoded by the coding sequence GTGGAGCTGATCAACGCGATCTGGCGGAAGTCCACTCGCAGCGGCACCCAGGGCGACTGCGTCGAGGTGGCGGGCAACCTGGCCGGGGTGGTCGGGGTGCGCGACAGCAAGGACCCGGCCGGACCGGTCCTCACCTTCACGCCTGACGCCTGGTGCGCCTTCGTCCGGGTCAGCGGGAGCCGCGCACCGCGCTGA
- a CDS encoding putative immunity protein, producing MILSKVRDPRLVTIRRGGTLTDDDHRLLALWAATCAEHVLPLFEAVRPDDPRPRQAIAHIRAWVRGEVTMMVSRAAGGHAMGAARDLRGAARHAAYAAGQAGAVAHVAAHELGAAAYAIKAVRAAAPDGRGDEAGRAECRWQRARLPAAIRELVLDDQRLRNDICWSTFDC from the coding sequence GTGATCCTGTCGAAGGTCCGGGACCCCCGCCTCGTCACGATCCGTCGTGGCGGGACGCTCACCGACGACGACCACCGGCTGCTCGCGCTCTGGGCCGCCACCTGCGCGGAGCACGTCCTCCCGCTGTTCGAGGCGGTCCGGCCCGACGATCCGCGTCCGCGCCAGGCGATCGCGCACATCCGGGCCTGGGTGCGGGGCGAGGTCACGATGATGGTGTCCCGCGCGGCGGGCGGGCACGCCATGGGCGCGGCGCGGGACCTGCGCGGGGCGGCGCGCCACGCCGCGTACGCCGCCGGCCAGGCCGGTGCGGTCGCCCACGTCGCCGCGCACGAACTCGGCGCCGCCGCGTACGCGATCAAGGCGGTGCGGGCGGCGGCGCCGGACGGTCGGGGCGACGAGGCGGGGCGGGCCGAGTGCCGGTGGCAGCGCGCCCGACTCCCGGCGGCGATCCGCGAGCTGGTCCTCGACGACCAGCGGCTGCGCAACGACATCTGCTGGTCGACGTTCGACTGCTGA
- a CDS encoding TetR family transcriptional regulator, with the protein MTGPPARTRRSDATRAAILRAARERFAADGYDRATIRAVAADAQIDPSMVMRYYGSKEGLFAAAAEFDLHLPDLAQVPSERLGETLARHFLRRWEADGTLIALLRAASTNPGAAERMRGIFAGQLATAVARSGADPTTAARRAGLVASQILGLALTRYVIRLPPVVELDPDELAEWVGPTIQRYLTQPFPPPQASAE; encoded by the coding sequence ATGACCGGACCGCCTGCCCGCACCCGCCGCTCCGACGCCACCCGGGCCGCCATCCTGCGTGCCGCCCGGGAGCGCTTCGCCGCCGACGGCTACGACCGGGCCACCATCCGGGCGGTGGCCGCCGACGCCCAGATCGACCCGTCGATGGTGATGCGCTACTACGGCAGCAAGGAAGGGCTCTTCGCCGCCGCGGCCGAGTTCGACCTGCACCTGCCCGACCTGGCCCAGGTGCCGTCCGAGCGGCTCGGCGAGACGCTGGCCCGGCACTTCCTGCGCCGGTGGGAGGCCGACGGCACACTCATCGCCCTGCTCCGGGCCGCCAGCACCAACCCGGGCGCGGCGGAACGGATGCGCGGCATCTTCGCCGGGCAGCTCGCCACGGCGGTGGCCCGCTCCGGCGCCGACCCGACGACCGCCGCGCGCCGGGCCGGCCTGGTGGCCAGCCAGATCCTCGGCCTCGCCCTCACCCGGTACGTGATCCGGCTGCCCCCGGTGGTCGAACTCGACCCGGACGAGCTGGCCGAATGGGTCGGCCCGACGATCCAGCGCTACCTGACCCAACCTTTTCCACCGCCCCAGGCGTCTGCGGAATGA
- a CDS encoding helix-turn-helix domain-containing protein: MENEPTAELIRAQLRRLRLKAELSQEEFGRLVHFSNSQVSAVELGQRPLDRFFLKRADEVLGTGGLLTSLLKLAERDGQPSWFRPWLEAERQAQQLRTYQPNLVPGLLQTEHYARAMIRTDDLISDDEVERRVGVRLDRQSILSSPDRPKYIAVIEESVLRRADEASRGLMAAQVTHLIECSEHPHIDIHLVPTRVPMHVGLVGPFALARSTDGGWVGHLENQLGGVVVDNDEGVAILLSRWESVRSEALPRQQSAHLMKEVMSSWS; encoded by the coding sequence GTGGAGAACGAGCCGACAGCCGAGCTGATCCGCGCACAACTGCGGCGGTTGCGACTCAAGGCCGAGCTGAGCCAGGAGGAGTTCGGGAGGCTGGTGCACTTCTCCAACTCGCAGGTGTCGGCGGTGGAGTTGGGCCAGCGGCCGTTGGACCGGTTCTTCCTGAAGCGGGCGGACGAGGTGCTGGGCACCGGTGGGTTGTTGACCTCGCTGCTCAAGCTCGCCGAACGGGATGGCCAACCGAGCTGGTTCCGCCCCTGGCTGGAAGCCGAACGCCAGGCCCAGCAGTTGCGCACCTATCAACCGAACCTGGTGCCAGGGCTCCTCCAAACCGAGCACTACGCGCGTGCCATGATCCGCACCGATGACCTGATCAGCGATGACGAGGTCGAGCGACGGGTCGGGGTGAGGCTGGACCGACAGTCCATCCTCTCCAGCCCGGACCGTCCGAAGTACATCGCGGTCATCGAGGAATCCGTCCTGCGCCGTGCTGATGAGGCCTCCCGAGGGTTGATGGCCGCGCAGGTCACACATCTCATCGAATGCAGTGAGCACCCCCACATCGACATTCACCTCGTGCCGACACGGGTCCCCATGCATGTCGGACTGGTCGGTCCCTTCGCTCTGGCCCGCAGCACCGACGGCGGGTGGGTCGGCCATCTGGAGAACCAGCTCGGCGGCGTCGTGGTCGACAACGACGAGGGTGTAGCTATCCTGCTGTCCAGATGGGAGAGCGTCCGCAGTGAGGCGCTTCCACGCCAGCAGTCGGCCCACCTGATGAAGGAAGTGATGTCGTCGTGGAGCTGA
- a CDS encoding imidazolonepropionase-like domain-containing protein: MHTVHAADLLRLTLDGEPRAGLAVLVDGHRVEAVAPLDELTAAYPGVRVRRWAGTLGPAPVHDGPLPPAPTPRERVHALFRLGAAAVLEAHVTDPALRAAAARNEVAVLPAARPAALVVGGRADLAVYDPDGSCRATVVAGRLVHRRA, translated from the coding sequence GTGCACACCGTCCACGCCGCCGACCTGCTGCGGCTCACGCTCGACGGCGAGCCCCGCGCCGGGCTGGCGGTTTTGGTCGACGGTCATCGGGTGGAGGCGGTCGCGCCGCTGGACGAGCTGACCGCCGCGTACCCGGGGGTGCGGGTGCGGCGGTGGGCCGGCACGCTCGGGCCGGCGCCGGTGCACGACGGCCCGCTGCCCCCGGCGCCGACCCCGCGCGAACGGGTGCACGCGCTGTTCCGGCTCGGCGCCGCCGCGGTGCTCGAGGCGCACGTCACCGACCCGGCGTTGCGGGCCGCCGCCGCGCGCAACGAGGTGGCGGTCCTGCCCGCCGCCCGGCCGGCGGCGCTGGTGGTCGGTGGCCGGGCCGACCTCGCGGTGTACGACCCGGACGGCTCCTGCCGGGCCACCGTGGTCGCCGGCCGGTTGGTGCACCGCCGTGCCTGA
- a CDS encoding SGNH/GDSL hydrolase family protein: MRWRSFVAVGDSFTEGMDDAYPDGSYRGWADLVATRLAAEAGPDFGYANLAIRGRLFPNVVAEQVPSALAMKPDLITFAAGGNDVLRRTFDPDVFVPRFDRVVERLRGGGSDVVLFRFADVMARLPGQRLVAPRVTLLNRAVGEVAERHGAILVDLYSDEAYLNPMLWSTDRLHLSAAGHRRVAAQVLAALGVGCDEEWLMVPPHPAPTPWLAARAADLRWAGQHLAPWIRRRLTGRSSGDFVTAKRPVLGPVDG, from the coding sequence GTGCGCTGGCGCAGCTTCGTAGCGGTGGGCGACAGCTTCACCGAGGGCATGGATGACGCGTATCCGGACGGCAGTTACCGAGGGTGGGCCGATCTGGTCGCCACCCGGCTCGCCGCCGAGGCGGGTCCCGACTTCGGCTACGCCAACCTCGCCATCCGGGGTCGGCTCTTCCCGAACGTCGTGGCCGAGCAGGTGCCGTCCGCGCTGGCCATGAAGCCCGACCTGATCACGTTCGCGGCCGGCGGCAACGACGTGCTGCGCCGCACCTTCGACCCGGACGTCTTCGTCCCGCGCTTCGACAGGGTGGTCGAGCGGCTGCGCGGCGGCGGCAGCGACGTGGTGCTGTTCCGGTTCGCCGACGTGATGGCCCGGCTCCCCGGGCAGCGGCTGGTGGCCCCCCGGGTGACGCTGCTCAACCGGGCGGTCGGCGAGGTCGCCGAGCGGCACGGGGCGATCCTGGTCGACCTCTACTCCGACGAGGCCTACCTCAACCCGATGCTCTGGAGCACCGACCGGCTGCACCTGTCGGCGGCCGGGCACCGGCGGGTCGCCGCGCAGGTGCTCGCCGCGCTCGGCGTCGGCTGCGACGAGGAGTGGCTGATGGTGCCGCCGCACCCGGCGCCCACACCGTGGCTGGCCGCCCGCGCCGCCGACCTGCGCTGGGCCGGTCAGCACCTGGCCCCGTGGATCAGGCGCCGGCTGACCGGCCGTTCCTCCGGCGACTTCGTGACCGCGAAGCGGCCGGTCCTCGGTCCGGTCGACGGCTGA
- a CDS encoding SigE family RNA polymerase sigma factor — MTPRQQDRPPRAGTAPEDFTEFYRAHFHRIAVQLYAYLGDHGEAQDLTQEAFCRALERWSRVAAYDDPSAFVRRVAWNLATSRLRRVRTAVRHLARQREEHVPGPEPDRVVLLEALSTLPADQRRAIVLHHLAHLSVAEIAAQVGAPEGTVRSRLSRGRAALAGHLTETGSESRRA; from the coding sequence ATGACCCCACGGCAACAGGACCGGCCGCCCCGGGCCGGGACCGCACCGGAGGACTTCACCGAGTTCTACCGGGCGCACTTCCACCGGATCGCGGTGCAGCTCTACGCCTACCTGGGCGACCACGGCGAGGCGCAGGACCTGACCCAGGAGGCGTTCTGCCGGGCGCTGGAGCGCTGGTCCCGCGTCGCCGCGTACGACGACCCGTCCGCGTTCGTCCGCCGGGTCGCCTGGAACCTGGCCACCAGCCGGCTGCGCCGGGTGCGTACCGCGGTGCGGCACCTGGCTCGGCAGCGGGAGGAACACGTGCCCGGCCCGGAGCCGGACCGGGTGGTGCTGCTGGAGGCCCTGTCCACTCTGCCCGCCGACCAGCGGCGCGCGATCGTGCTGCACCACCTGGCCCACCTGAGCGTCGCCGAGATCGCCGCGCAGGTCGGCGCGCCGGAGGGCACCGTGCGCTCCCGGCTCTCCCGGGGGCGGGCCGCGCTCGCCGGCCACCTCACCGAGACCGGATCGGAGTCGCGCCGTGCCTGA
- a CDS encoding FAD-dependent oxidoreductase, with protein sequence MLPERTDVLVVGAGPTGLAVAVTLAERGVGVTVVEKLADPPVTSRAAVVHAGTLEVLDRIGIAEPLAGRGLHSARFTVRDRDRVLATVGFDRLPSRYPYALLISQAETEAVLADRLAALGGRVLRPYELIDLDLDGAGATARFSGGDTVRARWVVGADGMHSRVRELAGIGFGGPADPGESFLLADVRVDSALPRDQVTLFLSRGGPLVWAPLPDGTVRLVATVADAPREPQARHFQALLDERGPARRPDRVLDVAWASRFRIHHRIASSYRSGPVLLAGDAAHVHSPAGGQGMNLGLRDAVALGEALAAGPEALDRYAADRRPRAEEVLGFAAGLTRLAAAPPPLRPLRNLLLRTASTLPGPTTPGRPPGRFRAHPALADLAVAAPVRSASCRFARAGSARSARWGRDG encoded by the coding sequence ATGCTGCCCGAACGCACGGACGTCCTGGTGGTCGGGGCCGGGCCGACCGGCCTGGCCGTGGCCGTCACCCTGGCCGAGCGCGGGGTGGGGGTGACCGTGGTCGAGAAGCTGGCCGATCCGCCGGTCACGTCCCGGGCCGCCGTCGTGCATGCCGGCACGCTGGAGGTGCTCGACCGGATCGGGATCGCCGAACCGCTCGCCGGCCGGGGGCTGCACTCCGCCCGGTTCACCGTCCGCGACCGGGACCGCGTCCTCGCCACCGTCGGATTCGACCGGCTGCCGTCCCGCTACCCGTACGCGCTGCTGATCTCGCAGGCGGAGACCGAGGCGGTGCTCGCCGACCGCCTCGCCGCGCTCGGCGGGCGGGTGCTGCGCCCGTACGAGCTGATCGACCTGGACCTCGACGGTGCCGGCGCGACCGCCCGGTTCTCCGGCGGCGACACGGTCCGGGCCCGCTGGGTGGTCGGCGCGGACGGGATGCACAGCCGGGTCCGTGAGTTGGCCGGCATCGGCTTCGGCGGCCCGGCCGATCCGGGCGAGTCGTTCCTGCTCGCCGACGTGCGGGTGGACAGCGCGCTCCCGCGTGACCAGGTCACCCTGTTCCTGTCGCGCGGTGGGCCACTGGTCTGGGCGCCGCTGCCCGACGGCACGGTCCGGCTGGTCGCCACCGTCGCCGACGCGCCGCGCGAGCCGCAGGCGCGGCACTTCCAGGCGCTGCTCGACGAGCGCGGCCCGGCGCGGCGACCGGACCGGGTCCTCGACGTGGCGTGGGCGTCCCGGTTCCGCATCCACCACCGGATCGCGAGCAGCTACCGGTCCGGCCCGGTGCTGCTCGCCGGCGACGCGGCGCACGTGCACAGCCCGGCCGGCGGGCAGGGGATGAATCTCGGGCTGCGGGACGCGGTCGCGCTCGGCGAGGCGCTCGCCGCGGGCCCCGAGGCCCTCGATCGGTACGCGGCGGACCGCCGCCCCCGCGCCGAGGAGGTGCTCGGCTTCGCCGCCGGCCTGACCCGCCTAGCCGCCGCCCCACCCCCCTTGCGGCCACTGCGGAACCTCCTGCTCCGAACGGCCTCCACCCTCCCCGGTCCGACGACGCCTGGCCGTCCGCCTGGCCGGTTTCGAGCCCACCCCGCCCTCGCCGATCTTGCAGTTGCGGCCCCCGTCCGGTCCGCTTCCTGTCGCTTTGCCCGGGCCGGAAGTGCAAGATCGGCGAGGTGGGGGCGGGACGGGTGA
- a CDS encoding SigE family RNA polymerase sigma factor gives MDPLLSEFDSFVRTRTPALLRSAYLLTGDQHLAEDLVQSALARTHRSWSRLHDSGNAEAYTRKIMYHLQVSWWRRRRVAESMPGDLPESRGGDSGPDHAQQITLRLTLRAALARLSTRQRAVLVLRFFEDRSEAEAAEMLGVTVGTVKSQTSKALTKLRTVAPELADLYATEGSAR, from the coding sequence GTGGACCCTCTCCTGAGTGAGTTCGACTCGTTCGTGCGTACCCGCACACCGGCGCTCCTGCGCTCGGCCTACCTGCTCACCGGTGACCAGCACCTGGCCGAGGATCTCGTCCAGTCCGCCCTGGCCCGTACCCACCGCTCCTGGAGCCGGCTGCACGACAGCGGCAACGCGGAGGCGTACACCCGAAAGATCATGTATCACCTGCAGGTCTCCTGGTGGCGCCGCCGCCGGGTGGCCGAGTCGATGCCGGGCGACCTGCCCGAGTCGCGCGGAGGCGACTCGGGACCCGACCACGCCCAGCAGATCACGCTGCGGCTCACCCTCCGGGCCGCGCTGGCCCGGCTCTCCACCCGGCAACGCGCCGTGCTGGTGCTGCGGTTCTTCGAGGACCGCAGCGAGGCCGAGGCGGCGGAGATGCTCGGCGTCACCGTCGGCACCGTCAAGAGCCAGACGTCGAAGGCGCTGACCAAGCTGCGCACCGTCGCGCCGGAACTCGCCGACCTTTACGCCACGGAAGGATCCGCCCGATGA
- a CDS encoding sulfurtransferase: protein MPVPSDPHPHLQSYADPQRLVTTEWLAEHLGDEGLVVVESDEDVLLYDTGHLPGAVKVDWHTELNDQVTRDYLDAASFAELCAAKGIGRDDTVVFYGDNFNWWAAYALWVFSLFGHADVRLLDGGRQKWIAEGRELTRDKVSRPRADYPVPQRNDAPIRAYREQVMAHVAAGRPLVDVRSPGEYTGEMLHMPDYPQEGALRGGHIPGAVSKPWKSAANDDGTFKSADELRAIYADQLGLSPADDVVAYCRIGERSSHTWFVLHHLLGFPQVRNYDGSWTEWGNLVRAPVVKGDQPGGLTR from the coding sequence ATGCCTGTGCCGAGCGATCCGCATCCCCACCTCCAGTCGTACGCCGACCCGCAGCGCCTGGTCACCACCGAGTGGCTGGCCGAGCACCTGGGCGACGAAGGGCTCGTGGTGGTCGAGTCCGACGAGGACGTGCTCCTCTACGACACCGGCCACCTCCCCGGCGCCGTCAAGGTCGACTGGCACACCGAGCTGAACGACCAGGTCACCCGCGACTACCTGGACGCCGCGAGCTTCGCCGAGCTGTGCGCGGCCAAGGGCATCGGCCGCGACGACACGGTCGTCTTCTACGGCGACAACTTCAACTGGTGGGCCGCGTACGCCCTCTGGGTGTTCTCCCTCTTCGGCCACGCCGACGTGCGGCTGCTCGACGGCGGCCGGCAGAAGTGGATCGCCGAGGGCCGGGAGCTGACCCGCGACAAGGTGAGCCGGCCCCGCGCCGACTATCCGGTGCCGCAGCGCAACGACGCGCCGATCCGGGCCTACCGGGAGCAGGTGATGGCGCACGTGGCGGCCGGCCGGCCGCTGGTCGACGTGCGCTCGCCCGGTGAGTACACCGGCGAGATGCTGCACATGCCGGACTATCCGCAGGAGGGCGCGCTGCGCGGCGGGCACATCCCGGGCGCGGTGAGCAAGCCGTGGAAGTCCGCCGCGAACGACGACGGCACGTTCAAGTCCGCCGACGAGCTGCGGGCCATCTACGCCGACCAGCTCGGGCTGAGCCCGGCCGACGACGTGGTGGCCTACTGCCGGATCGGCGAGCGGTCCAGCCACACCTGGTTCGTGCTGCACCACCTGCTCGGCTTCCCGCAGGTGCGCAACTACGACGGTTCGTGGACCGAGTGGGGCAACCTGGTCCGGGCACCCGTCGTGAAGGGCGACCAGCCCGGCGGCCTGACCCGCTGA
- a CDS encoding putative immunity protein, which translates to MAARRTVVSGDFDLTMDELRVVARYVLRHAEDVLPVFERAVPDDPRPRAAIEAARTFADGADRTKLQRVTSIDAHRAARSAPDEAARLAARSAGDAAAAAYLHPLAQASQVGHILRAAASAARIGELTAGGDPAVGDALLDRSRRLADPVLVDVLRRYPPVTGGSSRVARLMSTLDGALRRTPEAGGTEDRS; encoded by the coding sequence ATGGCAGCGCGCAGGACCGTCGTGTCCGGAGACTTCGACCTGACGATGGACGAGCTGCGGGTGGTGGCGCGTTACGTGCTCCGGCACGCGGAGGACGTCCTGCCGGTCTTCGAGCGGGCCGTACCCGACGATCCGCGTCCCCGCGCGGCGATCGAGGCGGCCCGGACGTTCGCCGACGGGGCCGACCGGACGAAGCTGCAGCGGGTCACGTCGATCGACGCGCACCGGGCGGCCCGGTCCGCGCCCGACGAGGCGGCCCGCCTGGCCGCGCGATCCGCCGGTGACGCGGCCGCGGCGGCGTACCTGCATCCCCTCGCCCAGGCCAGCCAGGTCGGCCACATCCTGCGGGCCGCCGCGAGCGCGGCGCGGATCGGGGAGCTGACGGCGGGCGGTGACCCGGCGGTCGGCGACGCCCTGCTGGACCGCTCGCGGCGGCTCGCCGACCCGGTGCTCGTCGACGTGCTCCGTCGCTACCCGCCGGTGACCGGCGGCAGCAGCCGGGTCGCCCGGCTGATGAGTACGCTCGACGGTGCGCTGCGGCGCACGCCGGAAGCGGGTGGGACGGAGGACCGGTCGTGA
- a CDS encoding acetyl-CoA carboxylase biotin carboxylase subunit: protein MFDSLLVANRGEIARRVIRTARRLGVRAIAVHSEADVDLPFVTEADEAVCVGPANPAQSYRNVEAILAAARSTGAQAIHPGYGFLSENADFARTVSESGLIWVGPGADAITAMGDKINARNLMAAAGVPVAPGTTEPAADLDAAVAAAAEIGYPVMVKAAAGGGGMGMGVAADEAGLRTEYDKVRAFAERMFGDGSVLIERYFPRVRHVEVQILGLADGRVVALGERECSVQRRNQKLVEESPSPAVSAELRERFLAAAVRAGEAVNYRNAGTVECLLDPSTQEFFFLEMNTRLQVEHPVTEYVYGVDLVEEQLRVAAGLPPTFDPDALTPRGHAIELRVNAEDPKRFLPGPGAIRTWVEPTGEGVRVDSGYVEGNTVTPFYDSLLAKLIVSGATREEAVRRARAAVAQFEIAGPKNNLPFFAELLENPEFLSGDYDTGIVGRMR from the coding sequence ATGTTTGATTCGCTGCTGGTTGCGAACCGTGGGGAGATCGCTCGGCGCGTTATTCGCACGGCCCGTCGGTTGGGGGTGCGGGCCATCGCGGTGCACTCGGAGGCCGACGTTGACCTGCCGTTCGTGACCGAGGCCGACGAGGCGGTGTGTGTCGGCCCGGCCAACCCGGCGCAGAGCTACCGGAACGTCGAGGCGATCCTCGCCGCCGCCCGGAGCACCGGCGCGCAGGCGATCCACCCCGGATACGGCTTCCTGTCCGAGAACGCCGACTTCGCCCGTACCGTCTCCGAGTCCGGCCTGATCTGGGTCGGGCCCGGCGCGGACGCGATCACCGCGATGGGCGACAAGATCAACGCCCGGAACCTGATGGCTGCGGCCGGGGTCCCGGTCGCGCCCGGCACCACCGAGCCGGCGGCCGACCTGGACGCGGCGGTCGCGGCCGCCGCCGAGATCGGCTACCCGGTGATGGTCAAGGCCGCGGCGGGGGGCGGCGGCATGGGCATGGGCGTGGCCGCCGACGAGGCCGGGCTGCGCACCGAGTACGACAAGGTCCGCGCGTTCGCGGAGCGCATGTTCGGCGACGGCTCGGTGCTGATCGAGCGCTACTTCCCTCGGGTACGCCACGTCGAGGTGCAGATCCTCGGCCTGGCCGACGGCCGGGTGGTGGCGCTCGGCGAGCGCGAGTGCTCGGTGCAGCGACGCAACCAGAAGCTGGTCGAGGAGTCGCCCTCCCCGGCGGTCTCGGCGGAGTTGCGGGAGCGGTTCCTGGCGGCGGCGGTCCGGGCCGGCGAGGCGGTGAACTACCGCAACGCGGGCACGGTCGAATGTTTGCTCGACCCATCCACGCAGGAGTTCTTCTTCCTGGAGATGAACACGCGCCTCCAGGTCGAGCACCCGGTCACCGAGTACGTCTACGGCGTCGACCTGGTCGAGGAGCAGCTCCGGGTGGCGGCCGGCCTGCCGCCGACGTTCGATCCGGACGCGCTCACCCCGCGCGGGCACGCGATCGAGCTGCGGGTCAACGCCGAGGACCCGAAGCGGTTCCTGCCCGGCCCGGGCGCGATCCGGACCTGGGTGGAGCCGACCGGCGAGGGCGTCCGGGTGGACTCCGGCTACGTCGAGGGCAACACGGTCACCCCGTTCTACGACAGCCTGCTGGCGAAGCTGATCGTCAGCGGCGCCACCCGCGAGGAGGCCGTGCGGCGCGCCCGCGCGGCGGTGGCCCAGTTCGAGATCGCCGGCCCGAAGAACAACCTGCCGTTCTTCGCCGAGCTGCTGGAGAACCCGGAGTTCCTCTCCGGCGACTACGACACCGGCATCGTCGGCCGGATGCGCTGA